One window from the genome of Candidatus Zixiibacteriota bacterium encodes:
- a CDS encoding NUDIX domain-containing protein: MNESTKIPVESPGVNVAVVKKDPDGWKFLVLQWSAEDAYGGYWGFVNGGKQGGETVAQVVVRKLKVELGLNPLSMWATEYVVHFYEPVYDKVLILPLIVAVVDPESQVKLSPEVSSFRWLPPGKARHLVSWKNLERMIEEITDELEIFPARNWVQITA, from the coding sequence ATGAATGAATCGACTAAGATCCCGGTCGAATCGCCGGGCGTGAATGTCGCCGTGGTCAAAAAGGACCCGGACGGATGGAAGTTCCTGGTGCTGCAGTGGTCGGCCGAGGATGCCTACGGCGGGTACTGGGGGTTTGTCAACGGCGGCAAGCAGGGCGGGGAGACGGTGGCCCAGGTCGTGGTGCGCAAGCTCAAGGTCGAGCTCGGGCTCAATCCCCTGAGCATGTGGGCGACCGAGTACGTCGTGCACTTCTATGAACCGGTCTACGACAAAGTGCTGATCCTGCCGCTGATTGTCGCCGTGGTCGACCCGGAGTCGCAGGTGAAGCTGTCGCCCGAGGTGAGCAGTTTCCGCTGGCTGCCGCCGGGGAAAGCGCGGCACCTCGTCAGTTGGAAGAACCTCGAGCGGATGATTGAGGAGATCACCGACGAGCTGGAGATATTCCCGGCCCGCAACTGGGTGCAGATCACCGCGTAA